In Quadrisphaera setariae, a single genomic region encodes these proteins:
- a CDS encoding carbohydrate ABC transporter permease: MTLTAPSGAPGRRDPGALAASAGRGRRKRLVRPARTGGSQQRLGPVYLAIAPFFVLFGVFVLVPVVFSIWLSFQKYSVLGGIGASEFVGLRNYEFLAQDATFRRAIVNSLLIWVLGTFPMLAMAIVIAAMINSVTRLKSFYRLAYFLPNVTSIVAVTLFFGALFSEQFGLINQVLEGLGLSGVPWLTDPWAMKAVVAILITWQWCGYNAILYLAGMQAIPGDVYEAAALDGAGPVRQFWSITLPLLRPVILFTTVISTITTLQTFTEPQVLFGSNTAVNPNSGGPGQGALTMVLYFYQQAFNNNDYGYGAAIAMGVFAVVLVFVVINFRLARTGDDH; this comes from the coding sequence ATGACGCTCACCGCGCCCTCGGGTGCTCCTGGGCGCAGGGACCCGGGGGCGCTGGCTGCGTCGGCGGGGCGGGGGAGGCGGAAGCGCCTCGTCCGTCCGGCCCGCACGGGCGGGTCGCAGCAGCGGCTCGGCCCGGTCTACCTGGCGATCGCTCCGTTCTTCGTCCTCTTCGGCGTCTTCGTGCTGGTCCCGGTCGTCTTCTCGATCTGGCTGTCCTTCCAGAAGTACAGCGTGCTGGGCGGGATCGGCGCCTCTGAGTTCGTGGGGCTCCGGAACTACGAGTTCCTGGCCCAGGACGCGACGTTCCGCCGCGCCATCGTCAACAGCCTCCTGATCTGGGTGCTCGGCACCTTCCCGATGCTGGCGATGGCCATCGTGATCGCCGCGATGATCAACAGCGTCACCCGGCTGAAGTCGTTCTACCGGCTGGCGTACTTCCTGCCCAACGTCACCTCGATCGTGGCCGTGACCCTGTTCTTCGGAGCGCTCTTCAGCGAGCAGTTCGGCTTGATCAACCAGGTGCTCGAAGGTCTGGGCCTCTCGGGGGTCCCGTGGCTCACCGACCCGTGGGCGATGAAGGCGGTGGTCGCGATCCTCATCACCTGGCAGTGGTGCGGCTACAACGCGATCCTCTACCTGGCGGGCATGCAGGCCATCCCCGGTGACGTCTACGAGGCCGCGGCGCTCGACGGCGCCGGCCCGGTGCGGCAGTTCTGGTCCATCACGCTGCCGCTGCTGCGCCCGGTGATCCTCTTCACCACCGTCATCTCGACCATCACCACGCTGCAGACGTTCACCGAGCCGCAGGTGCTCTTCGGCTCCAACACGGCGGTCAACCCCAACTCCGGCGGCCCTGGCCAGGGCGCGCTGACGATGGTCCTGTACTTCTACCAGCAGGCCTTCAACAACAACGACTACGGCTACGGCGCCGCCATCGCCATGGGCGTCTTCGCCGTCGTGCTCGTGTTCGTCGTCATCAACTTCCGCCTCGCCCGCACCGGAGATGACCACTGA
- a CDS encoding ABC transporter substrate-binding protein has protein sequence MNVSRRSFLLTSGLLGLAGTGALTACGSSGAAGGGDGDGKELAFWYWAGAISDTVVKDVAAAQTGITITPSIIGGDFKQKLTTTLSAGQSVPDITGVKGEDMPSFLTQADAFLDLNDLGAKDIASSFSAAKYAAATTKDGKQIGLPIDLGPTATYYREDSFAAAGLPTDPTAAGEAVKTWDGWFDAAKKVKAATGAASVRNTTDIFAVALAQQPSTFVTEDGAWGGESDAVKKSWDLAVQAHTDGVSGAVFDGTGYNQALAAGTIVGHVGPAWFGLDIASGAPDTSGKWRVTQCPDGPANIGGSFLTLTTACRNPKASFEFIKTLLTPENAAKSFTDASVFPATLAAYDLPALTAGQEFYGGQATIEVFGPAAEALPTVYDDANNAAIAAPYYTELSNVEGGKDATAAWNDAVSAAKQIAQRAGVQ, from the coding sequence GTGAACGTGTCCCGCAGGTCCTTCCTCCTCACCTCCGGCCTGCTCGGCCTGGCCGGCACGGGGGCGCTGACGGCCTGCGGGTCCAGCGGTGCTGCCGGTGGCGGAGACGGAGACGGCAAGGAGCTGGCCTTCTGGTACTGGGCAGGCGCCATCTCCGACACCGTGGTGAAGGACGTCGCCGCCGCGCAGACCGGCATCACGATCACCCCCTCGATCATCGGCGGTGACTTCAAGCAGAAGCTGACCACCACGCTGTCGGCCGGCCAGTCCGTGCCGGACATCACTGGGGTCAAGGGCGAGGACATGCCCTCCTTCCTCACCCAGGCCGACGCCTTCCTCGACCTGAACGACCTCGGCGCCAAGGACATCGCCAGCTCGTTCTCGGCGGCCAAGTACGCTGCGGCCACCACGAAGGACGGCAAGCAGATCGGTCTCCCGATCGACCTCGGCCCCACTGCCACGTACTACCGCGAGGACTCCTTCGCCGCGGCGGGCCTGCCCACCGACCCGACCGCCGCCGGCGAGGCCGTCAAGACCTGGGACGGCTGGTTCGACGCCGCCAAGAAGGTCAAGGCCGCCACCGGCGCCGCCTCGGTGCGCAACACCACCGACATCTTCGCCGTCGCCCTCGCCCAGCAGCCCTCCACCTTCGTCACCGAGGACGGCGCCTGGGGCGGTGAGTCCGACGCGGTCAAGAAGAGCTGGGACCTGGCCGTGCAGGCCCACACCGACGGCGTCTCCGGCGCCGTGTTCGACGGCACCGGCTACAACCAGGCCCTCGCCGCCGGCACCATCGTCGGCCACGTCGGCCCGGCCTGGTTCGGCCTCGACATCGCTTCCGGCGCCCCCGACACCTCGGGCAAGTGGCGCGTCACGCAGTGCCCCGACGGCCCGGCCAACATCGGCGGCTCGTTCCTCACGCTGACCACCGCCTGCCGCAACCCGAAGGCCTCCTTCGAGTTCATCAAGACGCTGCTCACGCCGGAGAACGCCGCCAAGAGCTTCACCGACGCCAGCGTCTTCCCGGCCACGCTCGCCGCGTACGACCTGCCGGCCCTCACCGCCGGACAGGAGTTCTACGGCGGCCAGGCCACCATCGAGGTCTTCGGCCCGGCCGCTGAGGCGCTCCCGACGGTCTACGACGACGCGAACAACGCTGCGATCGCCGCGCCGTACTACACGGAGCTGTCGAACGTCGAGGGCGGCAAGGACGCGACCGCGGCCTGGAACGATGCGGTCTCCGCTGCCAAGCAGATCGCCCAGCGCGCCGGCGTGCAGTGA